From Jatrophihabitans sp., a single genomic window includes:
- a CDS encoding IS481 family transposase — PYHSDTQRCQALTTWLHTYNHHRGHTALAGHPPASRVPNLSGQNS, encoded by the coding sequence ACCCCTACCACTCAGACACCCAACGATGCCAAGCTCTCACCACCTGGCTCCACACCTACAACCACCACCGCGGCCACACCGCACTCGCAGGCCACCCACCAGCAAGCCGCGTCCCCAACCTCTCAGGGCAGAACAGCTAG